A region of the Massilia sp. erpn genome:
CATCGAGCCAGTACTGCCAGAAAGCCATCAGCCTTGACTGCGCCTTTCCCGGCCGCGCCAGCAAATCGTCGAGAAACGCCAGATAGCCGGCGAAATACCAGTCCAGCAGCGCCTGGCCGAAGCCTTCCTTGGAATCGAAATAATGGTAGAAGGAGCCTTTGGGAACGCCGGCCGTGGCCAGCAGCTCGGTCAGGCCCACCGCCGTATAGCCTTTGTTCAGCAGCAGCGGCTTGGCCACTTCCAGGATGTGCTGTCGGAGATCGGTGCTTGGAGTGCTCATGACAGCCATCTTAGAATAAACTAGACCAGTCGTCTACATCTTTCCGCGACGGTACACAGCATCCGCCTTCCAGTTGCAAAACAAAACCACAACAGGTATAACATAAGTGGTTTCAAATAAAAACCACAGCGCATATCCGCTCCCATACCTGAAGAGGAAAAAGACCATGAGCACATTGCCCGACACCTTCGACGGCAGCCTCCCATACACCCCGCATTTCGCCGACATGCCCGGATTCCGCATGCATTACCTCGATGAGGGACCGCGCGACGGACAAGTCATCCTCTGCCTGCATGGCGAGCCGACGTGGAGCTATCTGTTCCGCCATCTGATAAAGGCGTTCTCCGGAACCCATAGAGTTATCGCACCCGATCACATGGGCTTTGGACGCAGCGAAACGCCAGCGGATCGCAGCTACTGGCTGCAAGACCATATCGATAATCTGGAACGCTTCGTACAGATTTTGGATCTACAGGCCATCACGCTGGTCATGCATGATTTCGGCGGTCCGGTCGGCATGGGGTTGGCCGCCCGCCATCCCGAGCGCATCCAGCGGATCATTTCCATCAACGGTCCCACGCCCTTCGGCCAGGCAAGCCTGTTCGATCGCCTAGGCGCAAATGCGCAGGCATCGCCCTGGTTCCAGTGGATACTGAAGGCTGAATCCCAGGGCCGGCTGGAAGCGACGCTGGGGGAGCTCGGCTTCAATATTTTGAGCACCTTGAAGCTGAACGGCTTCGAGAACCATGCGCTGATTACCGACACCTGGCTGCGCGCCTACGGCTCACGTTTTGCTTCGCCCGCCGACTGCCTTGGCGCTATCGGCTGGGCCAAGGGCTTCGCCACCGGCGCCCACCGCTTCGAAACACCGGATAGCGCTGCGGCCCAGGCCATCCGCGCCCGGCCAGCGATGGCAATCTGGGGAATGGCCGACCGCACCTTGCATGCACGGCATTTTCTGCCGCTGTTCACAGAACTCTTCCCCGATGCCCCCATATTCAAACTGGAAAACGCCGGTCATTACAGCCTGGAGGATGATCCAGAGACGATTGCCGCGCACATCGGCGCGTTCTTGGAGCAGACCTGATCGACGTCCGAGGCATCCAGATACGGACGAATGGCCCGCCAACATTTTGTCCGGCTTTTGCGCTAGCATGATGTGCATGATGTGCTGCACGGCCCACTTCCGTGGGCCGGAATTGAAATCAATTCATGCTGCTCTGGAGGAAAGATGATAGTCGAGTATATTCGCTACAAGCTTCACCCCACCGATACCGCTTCTATCGAGCAGGCAGCCGCCGGATTTGAGGCGGCTTACCGCATTGCTTGCGCCTCGCTGGATATTTCCCCGCATTGCCTGTCTTATGAATTGTCGCGCTGCGTCGAAGAGGCCGACCATTATGTGCTGCGCATCGAGTGGGATTCGGCCGAGGGCCATATGAGCGGCTTTCGCCGCGCGCCGGAGTTCGCGCCCTTCCTGGCGGCGATCAAGCCCTACATCGATCAGATCGCGGAAATGCGGCACTACGCGCCAGTGCGCATCGGCAGCGGCGCCCATGCCAAAGACGGGGCGCCGGGTTGACTTCGGTGTAAATCGTTTATACGGAGGCCCTTGTGCGCACAAAAGCGGTGGCACTGGAGACCCAGAGCACTGCGGAAGCGTCGTCCGCGGCCTTGACCATTAATCCTCCCTTAACGGCACTGGCTGCTTCAGCGGCACGTAACTCGGCAAGCATTGCTCCAAGGCCAAGCGCAGCACAGGCTGCGATCAGTTTGGCCGGCGAATACAGTTCGTACGGGTCGGAGAGGCGATAGAAGCCGTCGGTCATGCTCAGCAATGTGCTGCGGGGAGCAATCCGTAGCACGGACTTGCGCACGGCGAATGACCCCTGGGGATACAGACACAATATGGATGGCGCCAGCGCGGTATTCTGTTCCTCGCGCCGACGCTTCAGCAAGGGCGTCAGCAGGGCGCGCCGCTCGGCGGGGTCGCTTACCCCTTTCGCCTGCATGGCGCTGATCTCGCGCTGTAGCACGCCTTCTTGAGGGTTGATCCAGGGGTCCAGGTCACGGACTTCACCATCTGCGCCGCGCAGCAGCGTTTTGCAGTCGCCCAGGCAGTAGAGGTGCAGCTCGTCCGATCCGGCGTGGTGGAATATGCGGCTCCAGCTTAGGGCGGCGATTGGATGGGCGTAATGCGGTATCTCGGCCTTTTCGGTATGCGCCAGCCAAGCGGCGCGGGTGGCGTCGATGGCCTGCTCTACGAGCGCATCTTGCGTGGCGTTTGGGCTGAGTATTTTATGCAGCTCTGCGGCGAACTGGCGCGCGAACCAGGCGACGTCGCCTTCCTCGGTGTCGATGTAGTCGCGTTCGGCCAGCGAGGTGGCGCCGTCGATGACCAGGATGTCGGTCACGCCATCTTGCTCGTGGACTGCGATCAGGTCTTCGTTGTGGTGTTTTCCTGCACCTTCACATATCGCGGTCCACGGCATTTGTCTTCCCGGCTTATTGACTTGGGGTGATGATAATCGCTTCCCTACTTTTGCGGTTTATTGGCGGTCTCTTTGGCGCAGCGCGCTGCCAGGATGGAACGGGCCGTTACGTCGGGAATGGATTTGATTGCGTCTTCGCTGCAGTTAGTGGTGCTGACTTCAATTTCCTCGGGCTGGGTGCCACTCTTTAAGCGGACGATGACCAGGACTACACTGATGACGCAGAGGAGGAGAAAAGGTTTGGATTTCATTTTTCGTTCTTTATGTGCAGCCGTTCCGGCTTGATCTGACACCTCGCGTCAGCCGGCCGGCGACCGCCCGAGTTCTTCGGCAAGCCCAATGAGAATGCCTTCGGGACCGCGAATATAGCAGAGCCGGTAGGCGTCTTCATACCGGACCACGCTGCCGACGAGCTTTGCACCGCGTTTGGAGAGCCGTTCAAGCGTATCGTCAATGTCTTCCACGGTGAACATGACGCGCAGGTAGCCGAGGGCGTTGACCGGGGCGCTGCGGTGATCGGCGGCTACGGGCGGGGCGAGGAAGCGGGATAGTTCGAGCCGGCTGTGGCCGTCCGGTGTGCGCAGCATGGCGATCTCGACGCGCATGCCGTGCAATCCGGTGACGCCATCCGCCCAGTCGCCTGCGATTGGGGCGCGGCCTTCGAGGTTCAGGCCGAGTTCGCTGAAAAACTCGATGGCGGCGTCGATATCCTCGACCACGATGCCAACGTTGTCCATGCGTTTGACTGTCATGTTGGCTCCTTGAGGGTTACGTTCGCTTCTGGCTTGTATCTGGCTAATTATGCGGCTCTTTTTGCCTGTACGTTTGGGCAGGGGCTATTTTTAGATGATGCTGGCTGCGCGCGCCCTCGGCGCGCGAGGCTGGCGCATAGCGCCAGCAGATGGTCGATTCGGATAGCCTCGCCCCCTTTAGGGGGCTTCGTCTTCGAATCCCACCGTCTCCGTCCGGACAAAACAAAAAGCCTCCCGCAGGGGAGGCTTTTTGTTTTGTTCTGGCGGAGACGGTGGGATTCGAACCCACGATACAGGTTTTGCCCGTATGCTTCCTTAGCAGGGAAGTGCCTTCGGCCACTCGGCCACGTCTCCTAGCTGATTTCTCAACTATCATCCTTTGCTTCGCATTTCTGCGTCACATCAGACGAGCGCTATAGTAAAGATCCGGATCACTTTGGTCAAGGCTATCAGCGCTTTTTTTTAAGAAATATTTATTCTTTATCCAGTTCGAACGCTTTGTGCAGCGCGCGCACGGCCAATTCCATGTATTTCTCGTCGATCAGGACGGAAATCTTGATCTCGGAAGTGGAGATCATCATGATGTTGATGCCCTCTTCGGACAGGGTGCGGAACATCTGCGAGGCCACGCCGACGTGGCTGCGCATGCCGACACCGACCACGGAGATTTTCGAGACCTTGGCATCGCCCACCAGGCTGGAATAGCCGATCTCGGCCTGCTGGCCGGCCAGCACGTCGTGCGCCTTCTGGTAGTCGTTGCGCGAGACGGTGAAGGTGAAGTCGGTTTTACCGTCCACGGACTGATTCTGTATGATCATGTCCACTTCGATATTGGCGTCGGCCACCGGGCCCAGGATGTGGAAGGCGACGCCTGGACGATCCGGCACGCCCAGCACGGTGATTTTGGCTTCGTCGCGGTTGAAGGCGATGCCGGAGATAACTGCTTGTTCCATGTGTGTGTCTTCCTCAAACGAGATCAGGGTGCCGGAATTGGCTTCGGTTTCGAGATCCATCATCGGATCGGTCAGCGACGACAGCACGCGCGTCGGCACGCGGTAGTTGCCGGCGAATTCGACGGAGCGCGTCTGCAGCACTTTGGAACCGAGCGAGGCCAGTTCCAGCATTTCTTCGAAGGTGATCGCTTTCAGGCGGCGCGCTTCGGACACGACGCGCGGGTCGGTGGTGTATACGCCATCGACGTCGGTGTAGATCAGGCACTCGTCGGCTTTCAGCGCGGCGGCAATCGCCACGGCCGAGGTGTCGGAACCGCCACGGCCCAGGGTGGCGATATTGTCGTTCTCGTCCACGCCCTGGAAGCCGGTGATGACGACAATGCGGCCCTGCTCCAGGTCTTTGCGCACGCGCTCGTCGTCGATCGACTGGATGCGGGCTTTGGTGAAGGCGGAATCGGTCTTAATCGCTACTTGCCAGCCGGCGTAGGACACCGCGTCCTTGCCCAGCGCATGCAGCGCGATGGACAGCAGACCTACCGATACCTGTTCGCCGGTGGACGCAATCATGTCCAGTTCGCGCGGATCGGGCGGGTTGTGAATTTCCTTGGCCAGGGCGATCAGTCGGTTGGTTTCGCCGGACATGGCCGACGGTACCACCACGATCTGGTGTCCCGCATCGTGCCATTTGGCGACCCGACGCGCGACGTTCTTGATGCGATCCGTCGAGCCCATCGACGTACCGCCGTATTTGTGAACGATTAATGCCATAACTTGTGTTTTCCGCTTAGATGAAGTAAAGGGAGCCCCTTACTGTACATGCTGCAATGCGAAAGAACAAGTCAAAAAAGTAATGATCTCATACAGTCTTGGCATAAGATCATTCCAAAAAGCATTAGTCTGAAATTTTATTCGGCCATCCAGCGGAAGATGATCCTTTTGTTGGCCCCAGCCCCTATCTTGTGGCAATCCATGCCGATTCCTGCGGCAAACAAGAGTTGGCCTGGGATGTAGACAACTGGCAGCCTTGTACGCTCCCACGCCGGGATACTTAGCGATTGATAGTGATGTTTGAGGTCGCGCGTGGGCCGGTTCGGGGCTGGCTTCAACCGTTCGCCGCCGCGGCGGAACTCGATGGTAAAGAGCTGTTTTTGCAGCCATTCCGCGTCCAGCCCCTCTTCCGCCTCGTCGAAATGCAGCACGCCGCCATAGGCCGGGAAAGCCAGCGCGGTTT
Encoded here:
- a CDS encoding aspartate kinase, whose protein sequence is MALIVHKYGGTSMGSTDRIKNVARRVAKWHDAGHQIVVVPSAMSGETNRLIALAKEIHNPPDPRELDMIASTGEQVSVGLLSIALHALGKDAVSYAGWQVAIKTDSAFTKARIQSIDDERVRKDLEQGRIVVITGFQGVDENDNIATLGRGGSDTSAVAIAAALKADECLIYTDVDGVYTTDPRVVSEARRLKAITFEEMLELASLGSKVLQTRSVEFAGNYRVPTRVLSSLTDPMMDLETEANSGTLISFEEDTHMEQAVISGIAFNRDEAKITVLGVPDRPGVAFHILGPVADANIEVDMIIQNQSVDGKTDFTFTVSRNDYQKAHDVLAGQQAEIGYSSLVGDAKVSKISVVGVGMRSHVGVASQMFRTLSEEGINIMMISTSEIKISVLIDEKYMELAVRALHKAFELDKE
- a CDS encoding VOC family protein, with product MTVKRMDNVGIVVEDIDAAIEFFSELGLNLEGRAPIAGDWADGVTGLHGMRVEIAMLRTPDGHSRLELSRFLAPPVAADHRSAPVNALGYLRVMFTVEDIDDTLERLSKRGAKLVGSVVRYEDAYRLCYIRGPEGILIGLAEELGRSPAG
- a CDS encoding putative quinol monooxygenase encodes the protein MIVEYIRYKLHPTDTASIEQAAAGFEAAYRIACASLDISPHCLSYELSRCVEEADHYVLRIEWDSAEGHMSGFRRAPEFAPFLAAIKPYIDQIAEMRHYAPVRIGSGAHAKDGAPG
- a CDS encoding protein phosphatase 2C domain-containing protein; translated protein: MPWTAICEGAGKHHNEDLIAVHEQDGVTDILVIDGATSLAERDYIDTEEGDVAWFARQFAAELHKILSPNATQDALVEQAIDATRAAWLAHTEKAEIPHYAHPIAALSWSRIFHHAGSDELHLYCLGDCKTLLRGADGEVRDLDPWINPQEGVLQREISAMQAKGVSDPAERRALLTPLLKRRREEQNTALAPSILCLYPQGSFAVRKSVLRIAPRSTLLSMTDGFYRLSDPYELYSPAKLIAACAALGLGAMLAELRAAEAASAVKGGLMVKAADDASAVLWVSSATAFVRTRASV
- a CDS encoding alpha/beta fold hydrolase is translated as MSTLPDTFDGSLPYTPHFADMPGFRMHYLDEGPRDGQVILCLHGEPTWSYLFRHLIKAFSGTHRVIAPDHMGFGRSETPADRSYWLQDHIDNLERFVQILDLQAITLVMHDFGGPVGMGLAARHPERIQRIISINGPTPFGQASLFDRLGANAQASPWFQWILKAESQGRLEATLGELGFNILSTLKLNGFENHALITDTWLRAYGSRFASPADCLGAIGWAKGFATGAHRFETPDSAAAQAIRARPAMAIWGMADRTLHARHFLPLFTELFPDAPIFKLENAGHYSLEDDPETIAAHIGAFLEQT